From Oryza sativa Japonica Group chromosome 4, ASM3414082v1, one genomic window encodes:
- the LOC4337384 gene encoding endoglucanase 13 precursor, which yields MAATMNKTPATTFLLIPAAASLVLLLAAAASVEASAFDYAGAFDKCLLFFEAQRSGKLPDDRLVRWRGDSALTDGFSQGVDLVGGYYDSGDHVKFGLPMAYAVTMLSWGVVEFEKEMVDGNKLHRVLDAIRWGTNYFVKAHTQHNALWVQVGDGDSDHLCWERAEDMSTPRTAFKIDINNPGSEVAGETAAALAAAAKAFKPYDRMYSDLLLLHSKQLFTFADTFRGKYDDSLQSAKKFYPSASGYQDELLWAAAWLYEATGDEQYLRYVSQNAEAFGGTGWAVTEFSWDNKYAGLQVLLSKVLFEQGGSAAGYADTLKQYQAKAEFFLCACLQKNNGHNVKMTPGGLMYVSDWSNMQYVSSSAFLLTVYADYLAESRGTLRCPDGEVKPAEILRFARSQVDYVLGKNPKGMSYMVGYGSYYPTHVHHRGASIPSIYAMNATVGCMESFDKYYNSKNADPNVLHGALVGGPDANDAYDDDRCNYQHAEPTLAGNAPMSGVFARLAASPADNTPEYTPAPNAPSPSNGGSPLEFVHTVTNTWKANGVDYYRHVVTAKNTCGHAITYLKLQIKELSGEIYGVSRTNAKDMYEFPSWMTRLDAGAQLTIVYIQGGPAAKIAVVEYKTA from the exons ATGGCGGCGACGATGAACAAGACGCCGGCAACCACCTTCCTGCTGataccggcggcggcgtcgctggttctcctcctcgcggcggccgcgtcggtGGAGGCGTCGGCGTTCGACTACGCCGGCGCGTTCGACAAGTGCCTCCTGTTCTTCGAGGCGCAGCGCTCCGGCAAGCTCCCCGACGACCGCCTCGTCCGGTGGCGCGGCGACTCCGCCCTCACCGACGGCTTCTCCCAGGGG GTGGATTTGGTGGGCGGGTACTACGACTCCGGCGACCACGTGAAGTTCGGGCTCCCGATGGCGTACGCGGTGACGATGCTGTCGTGGGGGGTGGTCGAGTTCGAGAAGGAGATGGTCGACGGCAACAAGCTCCACCGCGTCCTCGACGCCATCCGCTGGGGCACCAACTACTTCGTCAAGGCCCACACCCAGCACAACGCCCTCTGGGTCCAG GTGGGTGACGGCGACAGCGACCACCTGTGCTGGGAGCGCGCCGAGGACATGTCGACGCCGCGCACGGCGTTCAAGATCGACATCAACAACCCCGGGtcggaggtcgccggcgagaccgccgccgctctcgccgccgccgccaaggcctTCAAGCCCTACGACCGCATGTActccgacctcctcctcctccactccaaGCAG CTGTTCACGTTCGCGGACACGTTCAGGGGCAAGTACGACGACTCGCTGCAGAGCGCCAAGAAGTTCTACCCGTCGGCGTCCGGCTACCAGGACGAGCTGctgtgggcggcggcgtggctgtacgaggcgaccggcgacgagcagTACCTCCGCTACGTGTCCCAGAACGCGGAGGCGTTCGGCGGCACCGGCTGGGCCGTCACCGAGTTCTCCTGGGACAACAAGTACGCCGGCCTCCAGGTCCTCCTCTCCAAGGTCCTCTTCGAGCAgggcggcagcgccgccggctACGCCGACACGCTGAAGCAGTATCAGGCCAAGGCCGAGTTCTTCCTCTGCGCCTGCCTCCAGAAGAACAACGGCCACAACGTCAAGATGACCCCTG GTGGTCTCATGTACGTGAGCGACTGGAGCAACATGCAGTACGTGAGCTCGTCGGCGTTCCTCCTCACCGTCTACGCCGACTACCTCGCCGAGTCGCGGGGAACGCTCAGGTGCCCGGACGGCGAGGTGAAGCCGGCGGAGATCCTCCGGTTCGCGAGGTCGCAGGTCGACTACGTCCTCGGCAAGAaccccaaggggatgagctacATGGTCGGATACGGCAGCTACTACCCGACGCACGTCCACCACCGCGGCGCGTCCATCCCGTCCATCTACGCCATGAACGCCACCGTCGGGTGCATGGAAAGCTTCGACAAGTACTACAACAGCAAGAACGCCGACCCCAACGTCCTCCACGGCGCCCTCGTCGGCGGCCCCGACGCCAACGACGCCTACGACGACGACCGCTGCAACTACCAGCACGCCGAGCCCACCCTCGCCGGCAACGCCCCCATGTCCGGCGTCttcgcccgcctcgccgcctcgcccgccgaTAACACGCCGGAGTACACGCCGGCGCCAAATGCCCCCTCGCCATCAaatg GTGGGTCGCCGTTGGAGTTCGTGCACACGGTGACGAACACGTGGAAGGCAAACGGCGTGGACTACTACCGGCACGTGGTGACGGCGAAGAACACGTGCGGCCACGCCATCACCTACCTGAAGCTGCAGATCAAGGAGCTCTCCGGGGAGATCTACGGCGTCTCCCGCACGAACGCCAAGGACATGTACGAGTTCCCGTCGTGGATGACACGGCTCGACGCCGGCGCGCAGCTCACCATCGTCTACATCCAGGGCGGCCCCGCCGCCAAGATCGCCGTCGTCGAGTACAAGACGGCCTGA